A genomic segment from Drosophila miranda strain MSH22 chromosome 3, D.miranda_PacBio2.1, whole genome shotgun sequence encodes:
- the LOC117187826 gene encoding ras-related protein Rab-3-like — translation MASGGDPKWQKDAADQNFDYMFKLLIIGNSSVGKTSFLFRYADDSFTSAFVSTVGIDFKVKTVFRHDKRVKLQIWDTAGQERYRTITTAYYRGAMGFILMYDVTNEDSFNSVQDWVTQIKTYSWDNAQVILVGNKCDMEDQRVISFERGRQLADQLGVEFFETSAKENVNVKAVFERLVDIICDKMSESLDADPTLVGGPQKGQRLTDQPQGTPNANCNC, via the exons ATGGCCAGCGGCGGGGACCCCAAGTGGCAGAAGGATGCTGCCGACCAGAACTTCGACTACATGTTCAAGCTCCTCATCATCGGCAACTCCAGTGTGGGCAAGACGAGCTTCCTCTTCCGCTATGCCGACGATAGCTTCACATCCGCCTTCGTCTCCACGGTGGGCATCGACTTCAAGGTGAAGACCGTCTTTCGCCACGACAAGCGGGTGAAGCTTCAGATTTGG GACACGGCCGGGCAGGAGCGCTACCGCACCATCACCACAGCCTACTACCGCGGCGCCATGGGTTTCATCCTGATGTATGATGTCACCAACGAGGACAGCTTCAACTCGGTGCAGGACTG GGTCACACAAATCAAAACCTACTCTTGGGACAACGCCCAGGTCATTTTGGTCGGAAACAAGTGCGACATGGAGGATCAGCGCGTGATTAGCTTCGAGCGGGGCCGCCAACTGGCCGATCAGCTGGGCGTGGAGTTCTTCGAGACGTCCGCCAAGGAGAATGTGAATGTCAAG GCTGTCTTCGAGCGCCTGGTGGATATCATATGCGACAAGATGTCCGAGAGCCTGGACGCAGATCCAACGTTAGTGGGCGGGCCACAGAAGGGCCAGCGCTTGACGGACCAGCCGCAGGGCACGCCCAACGCCAACTGCAACTGTTAG
- the LOC108159618 gene encoding carbonic anhydrase 1 → MFDTTLGYLIGLVIQLSWLLVSHGFCQMVQHPLLASVLCLVLGHAQQMGQKTLRERFRWVLQYLMIWITHSDLATDDSNFGHDMADQREGGLEGLDEAGFQSPINIDDRQLSPMAIKELLNWNHYDELPASIQVGNTGHILILRAQFHGNTPTISGADLLASYSFVEVRFHWGWSNSEGSEHTFNHRKFPMEMQVMHRASSWMSRSCTSSYDLLTIAYMFELSAHNPFLDPLVQNLRQVQQPGKAVNILPFPLCYLMPPFRAGFYSYGGSLTRPPFYEGTEWFIFPETLAISDFQLRHFRQLLSHDGVTPITRNARPVQALRNRSINLNLFSPMNTNQLASLPVVGLCQQQQAADVQKEEPVEKVEEQQRGAAPADSEEEGELMEYMDTTTVITSDSTNMCMTTFLRKEQLPDCSTTAIVIHSDSTSSDMCAPHPVGGPGSEPKASCNADAICGVGDGINIAVYHGLVE, encoded by the coding sequence ATGTTCGATACCACGCTCGGCTATCTGATTGGCCTCGTGATTCAGCTGTCCTGGCTGCTCGTTAGCCATGGCTTCTGCCAGATGGTACAGCATCCTTTGCTGGCCAGCGTACTCTGCCTGGTGCTGGGCCACGCCCAACAGATGGGCCAAAAGACACTGCGGGAGCGTTTCCGCTGGGTTCTGCAGTACCTAATGATTTGGATCACACACTCGGATTTGGCCACAGACGATAGCAACTTTGGGCACGACATGGCTGATCAGCGAGAGGGGGGACTCGAAGGACTGGACGAGGCTGGCTTCCAGAGCCCCATCAATATCGATGACCGGCAGCTGAGCCCCATGGCCATCAAGGAGCTGCTCAACTGGAACCACTACGACGAACTGCCGGCGAGCATTCAGGTGGGGAACACGGGCCACATCCTGATCCTGCGGGCCCAGTTCCACGGAAACACGCCCACCATCAGCGGAGCCGATCTTCTGGCCAGCTACTCGTTCGTGGAGGTGCGCTTCCATTGGGGCTGGAGCAACAGCGAGGGCTCGGAGCACACCTTTAACCATCGCAAGTTCCCCATGGAGATGCAGGTGATGCACCGTGCCAGCTCCTGGATGTCGCGGTCTTGCACCAGCAGCTACGACCTCCTGACGATCGCCTACATGTTTGAGCTGTCGGCCCACAACCCGTTCCTGGACCCCCTTGTTCAGAATCTGCGCCAGGTGCAGCAGCCCGGAAAGGCCGTGAATATATTACCGTTTCCACTCTGCTACCTAATGCCCCCCTTCCGGGCTGGCTTCTACTCCTACGGTGGGTCGCTGACCCGACCCCCGTTCTACGAGGGAACCGAGTGGTTCATCTTCCCCGAGACGCTGGCCATCAGTGACTTCCAGCTGCGCCACTTCCGCCAGCTGCTGAGCCACGACGGTGTCACTCCCATCACACGGAACGCCCGTCCCGTCCAGGCCCTACGTAACAGAAGCATCAACCTAAACTTGTTCTCTCCCATGAATACCAACCAACTGGCCAGCCTGCCAGTAGTCGGCCtttgccagcagcagcaggcggcggACGTGCAGAAGGAAGAACCCGTTGAGAAGGTGGAAGAGCAGCAGCGTGGAGCGGCCCCGGCTGATTCTGAGGAAGAGGGCGAGCTGATGGAGTACATGGACACGACCACCGTGATAACTAGCGACTCCACGAACATGTGCATGACCACATTCCTGCGCAAGGAGCAGCTGCCGGACTGCAGCACTACAGCCATTGTCATCCATAGCGACTCCACATCCAGCGACATGTGCGCACCCCATCCGGTGGGGGGACCAGGATCTGAACCGAAGGCCAGCTGCAACGCCGATGCCATCTGCGGCGTGGGCGATGGCATCAACATCGCCGTGTACCACGGCCTGGTTGAGTAG